The DNA sequence TTGATGCCGTCGACACCGTAATCGAACGTGCCGAAGATGTCCGCGGTCACACTTGTCGAAAACACCCAAAGTGCCGCGCCACCACTCGCGTTCGGAGACGTGTCCAGCGTGAGGTTCGTTACGTCGACCGACCCATTGAAGACGAGTTCCGTCATTCGCATCGTGCCCGTCGTGTCGTTCGTCACGTCGATCGTGAGCGTGTTCCCGGAAACCGAAAACTCGACCGTGCCGTCCATGGTTGCAGCCGGAGACCCGACTTCGTCGCTGCTCGCGTCACTGAGTGTGACGGTCGTGGCAGAGGAACTGGAGGCCAGCAAACAGCTCGCAAAAAACGCAGCAGCAGCTAGCCTCACAGCATGATTGCTGATCGGCATCGGTACAAATCCCTTCCCATTTCA is a window from the Myxococcales bacterium genome containing:
- a CDS encoding VPLPA-CTERM sorting domain-containing protein; translated protein: MPISNHAVRLAAAAFFASCLLASSSSATTVTLSDASSDEVGSPAATMDGTVEFSVSGNTLTIDVTNDTTGTMRMTELVFNGSVDVTNLTLDTSPNASGGAALWVFSTSVTADIFGTFDYGVDGIKVGNGPSAEFGEVLAGETIQFTFSISGSGFDASSFSSSESSGGFTVAAFFNTNSGNGGAFGAAVVPEPSSAVMLMLGLIGLTQLGRRRS